A window of the Nitrosopumilus ureiphilus genome harbors these coding sequences:
- a CDS encoding 5-(carboxyamino)imidazole ribonucleotide synthase — MAKILGIIGGGQLGMMITEAAKKMPEHISKIIVLDPTENCPASQVGAEQIVADFKDKNAIIDLANKSDIITYEIESGDSTVLKSVEKNADVNPSPETLRIIQDKFLQKSFLKENNIPVPEFIKIDAMEDLVNGLQDFGYPALLKARRDAYDGRGNFKINSEKDIEKAFDYFKGQKLLLEKFMQFKMEVSVIASRNTKGQIKTYPLVENIHEENILRETIAPARVSQEVTKKAEHIAEKTMQVLRGAGIFGIEMFVTQDDDVVINEIAPRVHNSGHHTLQSSKTSQFEQHLRAILGLDLGDTELIHPTIMYNILGDVSFEGKYSPVNISDENVFLKMYGKEISKPLRKLGHFNLVAKQGETIDQLLKKLETLKEKVIVKPRS; from the coding sequence ATGGCAAAAATTCTCGGCATTATTGGTGGAGGACAACTTGGAATGATGATTACGGAGGCAGCAAAAAAAATGCCAGAACACATATCAAAAATTATTGTTTTAGACCCTACTGAGAATTGCCCTGCATCACAAGTAGGTGCTGAACAGATTGTAGCCGATTTCAAAGATAAAAATGCCATTATTGATTTGGCTAATAAATCCGATATTATCACTTATGAAATTGAATCAGGGGACAGTACAGTGCTAAAGTCTGTAGAAAAAAATGCAGATGTTAATCCCTCACCTGAAACACTAAGAATTATTCAGGACAAATTTTTACAAAAATCTTTTTTGAAAGAAAATAACATCCCAGTTCCTGAATTTATAAAAATAGATGCTATGGAGGATTTAGTAAATGGGTTGCAAGATTTTGGATATCCGGCATTACTCAAAGCAAGAAGAGATGCCTATGATGGAAGAGGTAATTTTAAAATTAATTCAGAAAAAGACATTGAAAAAGCATTTGACTATTTTAAAGGACAGAAACTATTGTTGGAGAAATTTATGCAATTTAAAATGGAAGTTTCAGTCATAGCTTCAAGAAACACTAAAGGACAAATCAAAACATACCCTCTAGTTGAAAACATTCATGAAGAAAATATTTTACGTGAAACTATTGCACCAGCAAGAGTATCCCAAGAAGTTACAAAAAAAGCAGAGCATATTGCTGAAAAAACAATGCAAGTTCTGAGAGGTGCAGGAATTTTTGGAATTGAGATGTTTGTAACACAAGATGACGATGTTGTAATAAATGAGATTGCTCCCAGAGTTCATAATTCAGGACATCATACATTGCAATCAAGTAAAACATCCCAATTCGAACAACATCTACGAGCAATTTTAGGACTTGATCTTGGAGATACTGAACTTATACATCCTACAATAATGTACAATATTTTGGGAGATGTATCATTTGAAGGAAAATACTCACCAGTAAATATCTCAGATGAAAATGTTTTTTTGAAAATGTATGGAAAAGAAATTTCAAAACCATTAAGAAAATTAGGTCATTTCAATTTAGTTGCAAAACAAGGAGAAACAATAGATCAATTGCTAAAAAAACTTGAGACTCTAAAAGAAAAAGTCATTGTTAAACCTCGGTCATAA
- the purE gene encoding 5-(carboxyamino)imidazole ribonucleotide mutase, whose product MTYSKKPLVGIIMGSSSDSRVMQGASEILDQFKIKHEDQIVSAHRTPSRLAEYAQHAEKMGFSVIIAGAGGAAHLPGMIASHTVIPVIGVPILVYNDKHPKKNDTSKFSAFGGLDSLLSITEMPSGSPVVAVGINKAGNAAIYAMKIIANEFPELKKKLELHKSNQHDSVIKESEQLKKEGLSKFAKKKFK is encoded by the coding sequence ATGACATATTCCAAAAAACCATTAGTTGGAATAATTATGGGATCTAGTTCAGACAGCCGAGTCATGCAAGGAGCATCAGAAATATTGGATCAATTTAAAATTAAACATGAAGATCAAATAGTTTCTGCACATCGTACTCCTTCGAGATTGGCAGAATATGCGCAGCATGCAGAAAAAATGGGATTTAGTGTAATTATTGCAGGTGCGGGAGGTGCCGCACATTTACCAGGAATGATTGCATCGCACACAGTAATTCCAGTGATTGGAGTTCCAATTCTAGTCTATAATGACAAACATCCGAAAAAAAATGACACTTCAAAATTTTCAGCATTTGGTGGATTAGATTCATTGTTGTCTATCACTGAAATGCCATCAGGTTCTCCAGTTGTTGCAGTTGGAATAAACAAAGCTGGAAATGCTGCAATTTATGCAATGAAAATTATTGCTAATGAATTTCCAGAACTAAAAAAGAAGCTAGAACTACACAAATCCAATCAACATGACTCGGTCATTAAAGAATCTGAGCAATTAAAGAAAGAGGGGCTTTCTAAATTTGCCAAAAAAAAATTCAAATGA
- the ilvA gene encoding threonine ammonia-lyase: MNPSYDEVVKANSLRGNEIRKTPLIHSSTFSEFTESDVYLKAEFRQKTGSFKIRGAYYKIQSLSSEEKKYGVVAASAGNHAQGVAFASALEKIPCTIVMPKNASPAKVSATKGYGAKVILEGTNYDESSAKAKEIAKETRATMIHAFDDPQIIAAQGVIGLEILEDLPDVDEVYVPIGGGGLAAGTLIAIKEKNPDIKVIGVQSRSFPSMYDSLKKGSITASGGARTIADGISVKVPGQLTFGIIKELIDDIVLVDDTEITKAMFLLMERMKFVVEPAGAVSLAYLISKKPSPGKKVVAILAGGNVDMYLLGQIVDKGLAAMGRLLKLSVLLPDRPGAFKEIVDEITLANANIVEVVHDRLSSNVNAGSAGVTLSLETQGQAQADSLIESLRKKNIQFILMT; this comes from the coding sequence ATGAATCCATCATATGATGAAGTTGTAAAGGCAAATTCATTACGAGGTAATGAAATTAGAAAGACCCCACTAATACATTCAAGTACGTTTAGTGAGTTTACAGAATCGGATGTTTATCTAAAAGCAGAATTTCGACAAAAAACTGGATCATTTAAAATTCGTGGAGCATATTACAAGATTCAATCATTATCATCTGAAGAGAAAAAATACGGCGTTGTTGCTGCATCAGCAGGTAACCATGCCCAAGGTGTTGCATTTGCATCAGCATTAGAAAAAATACCATGTACTATTGTAATGCCAAAAAATGCATCCCCTGCAAAAGTATCTGCTACAAAAGGATATGGTGCAAAAGTGATCTTGGAGGGAACAAATTATGACGAATCATCTGCCAAAGCAAAAGAGATAGCAAAAGAAACAAGAGCTACCATGATACATGCTTTTGATGATCCTCAGATAATTGCGGCGCAAGGTGTGATAGGATTAGAGATTCTAGAAGATTTACCTGATGTTGATGAAGTTTATGTTCCAATAGGCGGTGGCGGATTAGCTGCAGGTACTCTTATTGCAATAAAAGAAAAAAACCCAGACATCAAAGTGATAGGCGTTCAATCAAGATCATTTCCTTCAATGTATGATTCATTAAAAAAAGGTTCAATTACTGCAAGTGGAGGTGCACGAACTATTGCAGATGGAATTTCTGTTAAAGTTCCAGGTCAGTTAACTTTTGGAATAATCAAAGAACTAATAGATGACATTGTTCTTGTAGATGATACTGAAATTACAAAAGCAATGTTTCTGCTAATGGAGCGTATGAAGTTTGTTGTAGAGCCTGCAGGTGCTGTAAGTTTAGCCTATTTAATTTCAAAGAAACCGTCTCCGGGAAAGAAAGTTGTAGCAATTTTAGCAGGGGGGAATGTAGACATGTATCTTTTAGGTCAAATAGTAGACAAAGGATTGGCAGCAATGGGAAGATTACTAAAATTATCCGTATTACTCCCAGATAGGCCAGGAGCGTTCAAGGAAATTGTAGATGAAATAACGCTTGCAAATGCAAATATTGTTGAAGTGGTTCATGACAGACTCAGTTCAAATGTTAATGCAGGCTCAGCAGGAGTAACACTAAGTCTAGAAACACAGGGTCAAGCACAAGCAGATTCGTTAATAGAGTCATTAAGGAAAAAGAACATTCAATTTATTTTAATGACTTAA
- a CDS encoding adenylate/guanylate cyclase domain-containing protein, with amino-acid sequence MTENIDKTQESNKTPVQNNDVVDMLLSKNEDQTVDFETMILETQKRVWGSLKKGYEYSGMADESEKFLRKNVFVKLDMVVVYVDLVGSTTMTLEMPAEKIAIIVSSFSQEMASVIRHHQGYVLKFVGDAVIGYFVAEGNSLLAADNAVNCAKSMISVIQKGINPILNQYDYPDLMVKIGIDFGQNIVVRYGSDAEHSHVDLMGPAMNIAAKIQNMAKPNQILIGSDVYQKLHPTSQKQFLEIIWKNNEWRYRSRLTGEIYKVYELKG; translated from the coding sequence ATGACTGAAAATATTGACAAAACCCAAGAATCCAATAAAACACCTGTACAAAATAATGATGTGGTAGATATGCTGCTAAGCAAAAACGAAGATCAAACAGTAGATTTTGAAACTATGATTTTAGAAACTCAAAAACGTGTATGGGGATCTCTCAAAAAAGGTTACGAGTATTCAGGAATGGCCGATGAGTCTGAAAAATTTCTAAGAAAAAATGTATTTGTAAAATTAGATATGGTTGTCGTGTATGTAGATTTGGTGGGCTCAACTACTATGACCTTAGAAATGCCTGCTGAAAAAATTGCCATTATTGTCAGTTCATTCTCACAAGAGATGGCATCCGTTATCAGACACCATCAAGGGTATGTATTGAAATTTGTAGGCGATGCAGTGATTGGGTATTTTGTTGCAGAAGGTAATTCATTATTGGCAGCGGATAATGCTGTAAATTGTGCAAAATCAATGATATCTGTAATTCAAAAAGGGATCAATCCAATACTAAATCAATATGATTATCCAGACTTGATGGTGAAGATTGGAATCGATTTTGGACAAAACATTGTTGTAAGATATGGTTCAGATGCAGAACATTCTCATGTAGACTTGATGGGGCCTGCTATGAATATTGCAGCAAAAATTCAAAACATGGCAAAACCTAATCAGATTTTAATTGGAAGTGATGTGTATCAAAAATTACACCCTACATCTCAAAAACAATTCCTCGAAATCATTTGGAAGAATAATGAATGGCGATACAGATCAAGATTAACTGGAGAGATTTACAAAGTGTATGAATTAAAAGGATAA
- a CDS encoding VOC family protein — MNIKKVGNVILAVKDIDKSIQFYHELIGLPIKNQRRSWVDLGTSGAMLSLHPASLTAQHVGSSIDNGITIGFLVGDVKSAIDELKEKGVRIHRDIVERDAGKNAVILDPDDYLISLFEPNFEDKAQQTGGYHGFTPS; from the coding sequence GTGAATATCAAAAAAGTTGGAAATGTCATATTGGCTGTAAAAGATATAGACAAATCCATACAGTTCTATCATGAACTCATCGGACTTCCAATCAAAAATCAAAGAAGGTCCTGGGTTGATTTGGGCACTTCTGGAGCCATGTTGAGTTTACATCCAGCATCATTGACGGCACAACATGTTGGAAGTTCCATTGATAATGGAATTACAATAGGATTTCTTGTTGGCGATGTAAAATCTGCAATTGATGAATTAAAAGAGAAAGGTGTAAGAATTCATCGGGACATTGTAGAAAGAGATGCAGGAAAGAATGCAGTAATTTTAGATCCTGATGACTATCTGATTTCATTGTTTGAACCAAACTTTGAGGATAAGGCTCAGCAGACAGGCGGATATCACGGATTTACACCTTCCTAG
- a CDS encoding Lrp/AsnC ligand binding domain-containing protein has protein sequence MVRAIILVKSPKKLIAARLRKIPSVSDSFPTSGQFDAVAIIDVEQLGQIKEVATLIQKISGVERTETMVEVQ, from the coding sequence ATGGTAAGGGCAATAATTTTGGTAAAATCTCCCAAAAAACTCATTGCTGCCAGACTAAGAAAAATACCATCAGTTTCTGATTCATTTCCTACAAGCGGTCAATTTGACGCAGTTGCCATTATTGATGTTGAGCAATTGGGCCAGATAAAAGAAGTAGCTACACTTATTCAAAAAATTAGCGGGGTTGAAAGGACTGAAACCATGGTGGAAGTTCAATGA
- a CDS encoding cob(I)yrinic acid a,c-diamide adenosyltransferase: protein MKIYTKTGDDGNTGVQGNLRISKSHPRIIAYGTIDEANAALGIVLTNSLDRDIIDLLTKIQNELFLVGADLSNPNLNDMKNRVSLDMIQNLESLIDKFESELSPLTNFILPGGDIAAAQLHYVRTIVRRAETHVVQLSEKDEINSNCMIYLNRLSDLFFVVGRLINKRKGKDDILWKI from the coding sequence TTGAAAATTTATACTAAGACAGGAGATGATGGAAATACAGGAGTTCAAGGAAACTTGAGGATATCAAAATCTCATCCTAGAATTATTGCATATGGAACAATAGATGAGGCAAATGCTGCATTAGGGATTGTCTTGACAAATTCATTGGACAGAGATATTATCGATCTTTTGACAAAAATACAAAATGAGTTATTTCTAGTAGGGGCGGATCTTTCAAATCCTAATCTAAATGATATGAAAAACAGAGTTTCATTGGACATGATCCAAAATTTAGAATCCTTAATTGACAAATTTGAATCTGAACTTTCACCTTTAACCAATTTTATCTTGCCTGGAGGCGATATCGCAGCTGCACAATTACATTATGTAAGAACAATTGTAAGAAGAGCAGAAACACATGTGGTTCAATTAAGTGAAAAAGATGAAATTAATTCAAATTGTATGATATATCTCAATCGATTATCGGATTTATTTTTTGTAGTAGGTCGTTTAATCAATAAACGAAAAGGCAAAGACGACATTCTTTGGAAGATCTAA
- a CDS encoding HD domain-containing protein, translating to MKAAANLKKISRQGWIDKLSLNHPESVADHSYSMAIMSMVISDMRKCDSEKILKMVLLHDLAEARIGDLTPNQLSGEKKKKLENNAFNEIIGDLPGNIKSQYLQIWKEYQENISAESKLVHQIDRLEMALQAKTYQKEGHSQKKLESFFESAKKDIDDPKLKELFTKIIDDN from the coding sequence TTGAAAGCTGCTGCAAATCTCAAGAAAATTTCTAGACAGGGATGGATTGATAAACTATCTTTGAATCATCCTGAATCTGTTGCAGATCATTCGTATTCAATGGCAATAATGAGCATGGTGATTTCTGATATGAGAAAATGTGATTCAGAAAAAATACTCAAAATGGTTTTACTTCATGATTTGGCCGAAGCAAGAATTGGAGATTTAACTCCCAATCAATTAAGTGGAGAAAAAAAGAAAAAATTAGAAAACAATGCATTTAATGAGATAATAGGAGATTTACCTGGAAATATCAAATCCCAATATTTACAAATCTGGAAAGAATATCAGGAAAACATTTCTGCAGAATCTAAATTAGTACATCAAATTGATAGATTAGAGATGGCACTTCAAGCAAAAACATATCAAAAAGAAGGTCATTCACAAAAAAAACTTGAATCATTTTTTGAATCTGCAAAAAAAGATATAGATGATCCAAAATTAAAAGAATTATTTACAAAGATTATAGATGACAATTAG
- a CDS encoding hydrolase: MSERSKDELIEAQKQVIGVLFEVIKRLQANNDLDEEYFQIISEDSKNKTRLNEIIVERTENAEIVGRLLKELEI; this comes from the coding sequence ATGTCTGAGAGAAGTAAAGATGAATTAATTGAGGCACAAAAACAAGTAATAGGAGTTTTGTTTGAAGTGATTAAAAGATTACAAGCAAACAATGATCTTGATGAAGAGTATTTTCAAATAATATCAGAAGATAGTAAAAATAAAACTCGTCTTAATGAAATCATAGTTGAGAGAACAGAGAACGCAGAAATTGTTGGAAGATTATTAAAAGAATTAGAAATTTAA
- a CDS encoding TIGR00300 family protein gives MSKFSQEIEVSGHLIDSSILTKIFDKIMDLHGEFQVEEINIGKRKKDQSYARLLVKGKNQKHLDDILETVYREGAVSKIQQDITLKKSPKNYVMPDNFYSTTNNHTQVFYKKRWIQVENMMMDKCIVVKQNRAFCVPVRDVRKGDQIIVGEKGIKITPPERPREGVNVFEFMGSSSSSERPTQHIAKQVADDIFNTKKNGGKIVIVGGPAIVHTGADDAVSELIRSGYIDGVLAGNALAVHDIEYATLGTSLGMNVHNATLAYHGHRNHMAAINAVFKAGSIANMVKTKKLKKGIMYECIKNKVPFVLAGSIRDDGPLPDVITDVAQAQREYKKIVKDASMVIMISTMLHSIATGNMLPANVKVIVVDINQPTVTKLMDRGTWQALGIVSDVGAFLPLVAQQLRKKKKSR, from the coding sequence ATGAGTAAATTTTCTCAAGAAATTGAAGTTAGTGGGCATTTGATTGATTCTTCCATACTAACTAAGATCTTTGATAAAATTATGGACCTTCATGGGGAATTTCAAGTAGAAGAAATCAACATCGGTAAAAGAAAAAAAGATCAGTCGTATGCGAGATTACTTGTTAAAGGAAAAAATCAGAAACACCTGGATGATATTTTGGAAACAGTGTATAGAGAAGGAGCAGTATCAAAAATACAACAGGACATTACATTAAAAAAGTCACCAAAAAACTATGTTATGCCAGATAATTTTTACAGCACAACAAACAATCACACACAAGTTTTTTATAAAAAAAGATGGATTCAAGTTGAAAACATGATGATGGACAAGTGCATCGTTGTAAAACAAAACCGAGCATTTTGTGTGCCAGTTAGAGATGTAAGAAAAGGAGATCAGATAATTGTTGGAGAAAAAGGAATAAAAATCACTCCACCTGAACGTCCAAGAGAAGGGGTCAATGTTTTTGAATTCATGGGAAGCTCAAGTTCTAGCGAACGGCCAACACAACATATTGCAAAACAAGTTGCAGATGACATATTTAATACCAAAAAGAATGGGGGCAAGATTGTCATTGTTGGAGGTCCTGCAATAGTCCATACGGGTGCAGACGATGCAGTATCAGAATTAATTAGATCAGGCTATATCGACGGAGTATTAGCTGGAAACGCTCTTGCAGTTCATGACATAGAGTATGCGACTTTGGGGACATCTTTGGGCATGAATGTTCATAATGCTACTTTGGCATATCATGGTCATAGAAATCACATGGCTGCAATTAATGCAGTTTTCAAAGCAGGCTCTATTGCAAACATGGTGAAAACCAAGAAACTGAAAAAAGGAATAATGTATGAATGCATAAAAAATAAAGTTCCATTTGTGTTGGCAGGATCAATCCGTGATGATGGCCCATTACCAGATGTAATTACGGATGTTGCTCAAGCACAAAGAGAATACAAAAAAATTGTAAAAGATGCAAGTATGGTGATCATGATTTCAACAATGCTTCACTCAATTGCAACTGGCAACATGCTTCCTGCAAATGTCAAAGTAATAGTGGTGGACATCAATCAGCCAACGGTTACAAAACTTATGGATAGAGGAACATGGCAAGCTTTAGGAATTGTTTCAGATGTTGGTGCATTTTTACCATTAGTGGCACAACAACTTAGAAAAAAGAAAAAATCAAGGTAA
- a CDS encoding pyridoxal phosphate-dependent aminotransferase — protein MKFVVDQQIEDIEMPENLKLNTFLQEFHSDCPHPECNFGFYGFAFGQSPFPVPKLIQEALVKNADKGAYAPISGIPELRNAISKYNKHYFGMDVSPERIHVGPGTKALIFNLLEILHGTVILPTPAWLGYLPQIRFLKKNYHMLPTRSNKKISPNNLRRLALRLHDRQKILILNNPNNPTGLLYDKLELEEISDVCREQNITVISDEIYAQTTYDFSKFVSMGKIYPEGTFVTNGLSKSHAAGGYRLGYVVFPQHAVDLKTQFKKILATEYTAVSTPIQHAAIAGFEISKDIEEYFEVTRNIHQIMGEYTYNALSSIEGVIATKPNATFYLLADFNHYATDLQKSEIFTSQKLSESLIVHPYHTAIVGGDSLVLERTDFSARIAYVDYDGSKVYQNYLNNKPKSASEKLEFVKNNAPKVVAGIEMITKFFENVKKTSLNLSQTQKNSMMTPS, from the coding sequence ATGAAATTTGTAGTTGATCAGCAGATAGAGGACATTGAGATGCCTGAGAATCTCAAATTAAACACGTTTTTACAAGAATTTCATTCAGATTGCCCTCATCCTGAGTGCAATTTTGGATTTTATGGTTTTGCATTTGGTCAATCACCATTTCCAGTACCTAAACTAATTCAAGAAGCACTCGTTAAAAATGCTGACAAGGGAGCATATGCCCCCATTTCTGGAATTCCAGAATTACGTAATGCCATATCAAAATACAACAAACATTATTTTGGAATGGATGTGTCTCCTGAAAGAATTCATGTCGGGCCTGGAACAAAAGCGTTGATCTTTAATCTGTTGGAGATTTTACATGGAACTGTAATTTTGCCAACGCCTGCATGGTTAGGTTATCTGCCTCAAATAAGATTTTTAAAGAAAAATTATCATATGCTGCCAACTCGTTCAAACAAAAAAATATCTCCAAATAATTTAAGACGATTAGCATTACGATTGCATGATAGACAAAAGATTCTGATTCTTAATAATCCAAATAATCCTACGGGATTACTTTATGACAAATTAGAGCTAGAAGAAATTTCGGACGTGTGCAGAGAACAAAATATCACAGTTATTTCTGATGAAATTTATGCACAAACAACATATGATTTTTCAAAATTTGTTAGTATGGGAAAAATTTATCCTGAAGGTACATTTGTGACAAATGGTTTATCAAAATCACACGCTGCAGGTGGATATCGTTTAGGTTATGTGGTTTTTCCACAACATGCAGTAGACCTTAAAACACAATTCAAAAAGATTCTTGCCACAGAATACACCGCAGTTTCAACTCCAATTCAGCATGCTGCAATAGCAGGATTTGAAATAAGTAAAGACATAGAAGAGTATTTTGAGGTAACTCGCAACATTCATCAAATCATGGGCGAATACACATACAATGCATTATCATCAATCGAAGGAGTAATAGCTACAAAACCTAATGCAACATTTTATCTTTTAGCTGATTTTAATCACTATGCAACCGATTTACAGAAATCCGAAATTTTTACATCTCAAAAATTGTCTGAATCATTAATTGTTCATCCATATCATACTGCAATTGTGGGTGGCGATAGTCTTGTTTTAGAAAGAACAGATTTTAGTGCAAGAATTGCATATGTTGATTATGACGGTTCTAAAGTTTATCAAAATTATCTTAATAACAAACCAAAATCTGCTTCCGAGAAATTAGAATTTGTAAAAAATAATGCACCTAAAGTTGTTGCAGGAATTGAGATGATCACCAAATTTTTCGAAAATGTTAAAAAAACATCTTTGAATCTTTCACAAACTCAAAAAAATTCAATGATGACTCCAAGTTAA
- a CDS encoding AMP-binding protein has translation MSNFEFIPSEKQIKESNIFQFMQKHEISSLEELSQKAKNNLEWFWESVDQDIGIVWDEPYTKTLDVSKGIAWSKWFVNGKTNIYKSSVEKFAKQNPQKIAYYFVSEDGYTSQISYSELDSKVSKLANALKSLGVKKGDVIAIYLPMIEEAILAILAASKIGAIQTTIFSGYSSQSLHVRLQDCKAKIIFISDGFYRKGKPISQKEIMETAIKNTNVEKTILVSYKGIDEHPESKNIIPFEDIMSSQDDLCETEIMDSEDPLFILYTSGTTGNPKGVIHSHGGFSVFAGHQAAYLIDTHENDIILWPADIGWITGQVWNVYGLLIMGASAVIYDGALDFPTSDRIWKMLSDYKVSIFGISPTAVRLFKKNNAEPLKSYSLDKIKNIPTTGEPLDEDSWWWLFEKVGNKKIPIMNLSGGTEIGGAMLSVFPGMKLKPSSVGIPVPGMNLDVFDDDGNSVRKQNGYLVIKSPWPAMTRGLLNDDARYVKTYWSRFENIWFHGDYVFVDEDNLWYMRGRTDDVINISGHRMSTAEIEQTVISNKKISDAASIAIPDEITGEAIVIFFVADNKSKTGLELEISNYVSEKIGKVAKPKFVFQISDLPKTRTGKIMRRLLKSKLLGHELGDLSSLENPDVLDEIPKIG, from the coding sequence TTGTCTAATTTTGAATTTATTCCAAGTGAAAAGCAAATCAAAGAATCAAATATTTTTCAATTCATGCAAAAGCATGAGATATCTTCATTAGAAGAATTGTCTCAAAAGGCAAAAAATAATTTAGAATGGTTTTGGGAATCAGTTGATCAAGACATTGGAATAGTTTGGGATGAACCATATACAAAAACATTAGATGTTTCAAAAGGTATTGCATGGTCAAAATGGTTCGTAAACGGTAAGACAAACATTTACAAATCCTCGGTAGAAAAATTTGCAAAACAAAATCCACAAAAAATTGCATATTATTTTGTATCTGAAGATGGATATACATCCCAAATTTCATATTCTGAATTAGATTCCAAAGTATCAAAACTTGCAAATGCTCTAAAATCACTTGGGGTAAAAAAAGGCGATGTAATTGCAATTTATCTTCCAATGATTGAGGAAGCAATATTGGCAATTCTTGCTGCATCGAAGATTGGGGCAATTCAAACTACTATTTTCTCGGGATATAGTTCTCAATCATTACATGTACGTCTACAGGATTGTAAAGCAAAAATCATATTTATCTCAGATGGGTTTTATCGAAAAGGAAAACCAATTTCTCAAAAAGAGATTATGGAAACTGCGATAAAAAATACCAATGTTGAAAAAACAATACTTGTGTCATACAAGGGAATCGATGAACACCCAGAATCTAAAAATATAATTCCATTTGAAGATATCATGTCTTCTCAGGATGATTTATGTGAAACAGAAATAATGGATTCAGAAGACCCATTGTTTATCCTCTATACCTCGGGAACTACGGGTAATCCTAAAGGGGTCATTCATAGCCATGGAGGATTTTCAGTTTTTGCAGGACATCAAGCAGCATATCTCATAGATACGCATGAAAATGATATCATACTTTGGCCGGCAGATATCGGTTGGATTACTGGACAGGTGTGGAATGTCTATGGGCTATTGATTATGGGTGCTAGTGCTGTGATTTATGATGGTGCATTGGATTTTCCAACATCTGATAGAATCTGGAAAATGTTATCTGATTACAAGGTATCTATTTTTGGAATATCGCCAACTGCAGTACGATTGTTTAAGAAAAATAATGCAGAACCTCTAAAATCATATTCGTTAGATAAAATCAAGAATATTCCAACCACCGGTGAACCTCTTGATGAAGATTCATGGTGGTGGCTATTTGAAAAAGTTGGTAATAAAAAAATCCCCATAATGAATTTGTCCGGAGGAACAGAAATTGGCGGTGCAATGTTGTCTGTATTTCCTGGAATGAAATTAAAACCATCCAGTGTCGGAATTCCTGTTCCTGGGATGAATCTTGATGTCTTTGATGATGATGGGAACTCTGTAAGAAAACAAAATGGATATTTAGTTATAAAATCACCATGGCCTGCAATGACTCGAGGATTGTTAAATGATGATGCCAGATATGTTAAAACATATTGGTCCCGATTTGAAAATATCTGGTTTCATGGTGATTATGTCTTTGTTGATGAAGATAATTTGTGGTATATGCGTGGCAGAACTGATGATGTGATCAACATATCTGGCCATAGGATGAGTACTGCTGAAATTGAACAAACTGTAATTTCAAACAAAAAAATATCTGATGCTGCCTCTATTGCCATTCCTGATGAAATAACAGGCGAAGCAATTGTGATCTTTTTTGTTGCAGACAATAAATCTAAAACAGGGTTAGAATTAGAAATTTCAAACTATGTATCTGAAAAAATTGGCAAAGTTGCAAAACCAAAATTTGTCTTTCAGATATCGGATTTGCCAAAAACTAGAACAGGAAAAATAATGCGTCGTTTATTGAAATCAAAATTATTGGGACATGAACTTGGAGATTTATCGTCCCTTGAAAATCCTGATGTATTAGATGAAATTCCAAAAATAGGTTGA